GAGGGCCGAGGCCAGTCCCACCACACGGATCCACAGCTCGATCGGAGACGGCAGCCGTAGCCCGGCCCGCCGCCTTGCCCTGCGCTGCCAGAGCCCGTTCAGCCCGTACAGCAATGAGATGAGCCCCACCGCCACCCAGCCCAAGCTGGGCTCGAGGTAGGTGGTGGTCAGGCTGAGGATCGTGGGATCGAGGACATTCAACGTCCCATAGCTGCCGAGAACGTGCAGCTGCAGCCCGAGCAGACCGAGCAGGCCGGCCAGCGTGACGACAAAGGAGGGGACGCCGACGATCGCGGACCAGCCGCCCTGGAAGGCGCCGATGGCTGCCGCCGCGGCCAGCATGACCAGCGTCGCCAGCCACCAGCTGAAGTGGTGATCCACCACCAGCACGCCCAGGATGGCGGCGCTCAGCCCGACCACCGAGCCGGCTGAGAGATCGATCTCGCCGAGCAGCAGGACGAGGACGACGCCGATCGCGACGGTCCCCGTGACCGCGATCTGCAGGATCAGGTTGTTGAGGTTGCGGGGGGTCAGGAAGTGGGGGTCTTGGAAGTCGAACCAGGCCCACACGAGCGCCAGGCCGACGATGATTGGGACGACTCCCCAATCGCCCTGGACGGCTCGCAGCCGGAGCCCGCGGCCCAGACCCCGGACCGCCGCCCGAAGGCGAGGCTCGGCTTTCGCCGAGGCCTCGCTATCGGGATTGAGTTGATTGGAAACCGTGGTTCGCTGCACCGGTAGGCCCGTCAGTGAATCAGCAGGGACCCGTGCCCGCCGGGATGTCCTTGCAGAGGTCGGCCTTCGTGTAGAGGCCGTTCTGGATCAGCACCTGGATGTTGTCCTTGGTGATGGGGACCGTCGGCACGAAGACCGTGGGGACGTCCACCGCGCCGTTCTTGGTCACCGACTGGAAGAAGTCGGCCGGCGGCTTCTCGCCCTTGATGAGAAACACGCTGAGCTGTGCGGCATCGTCCGCGAAGACCGGGATCGGCTGCAGCACCGACATGCCCTGGGTCCCGAGCAGGATGCGCTGAGTACCCGCCAAGGTGGCATCGAGACCCGTCACCGGCACCTTGCCGGCCAGGTTGTGCTCGCGCAGCGCCGCGATGACCCCGCCTGCCATCCCATCGTTGGCCGAGAGGACGCCCTGCACGTTGTTGCTGGTCTTGGTGAGGACCTGCTCCATCTCTTCCTGGGCCTTGGCCGGGTCCCAGCCGTCGGTCCACAGGTCGCCGACCAGGTGCCGCTCATTCGAATCGAACAGCGGCTTCAAGACGCTCATGTAGCCCTTGTTGAAGAGGTGCGCGTTGTTGTCGGTGGGCGAACCGTTGATCAGCGCGATGTTGTCGCCGGTTTTGGTGTGATCCGCAAGCCACTGGCCCTGGATCTTGCCCACGGCCTCTGAATCCTTGCCGATGAAGTAGTCAAGGTTGGTGTTCTTGATCAGCCGTGAGTAGGCGATCACGGGGACCTTCTGCTG
Above is a window of bacterium DNA encoding:
- a CDS encoding sugar ABC transporter permease translates to MGRGLRLRAVQGDWGVVPIIVGLALVWAWFDFQDPHFLTPRNLNNLILQIAVTGTVAIGVVLVLLLGEIDLSAGSVVGLSAAILGVLVVDHHFSWWLATLVMLAAAAAIGAFQGGWSAIVGVPSFVVTLAGLLGLLGLQLHVLGSYGTLNVLDPTILSLTTTYLEPSLGWVAVGLISLLYGLNGLWQRRARRRAGLRLPSPIELWIRVVGLASALAVSVAVLNQWQGVPVAGLILVGLIAVFGFITTKTTFGRHIYAVGGNAEAARRAGIQVTRIRIAVFSLASMLAAAGGLLAVSRGSAASTQTGGGTLLLEAIAAAVIGGTSLFGGRGSVWGALIGALVIGSVSNGLDLTGQPADVKYMVEMAVLLAAVTVDAVSRRGRATAGR
- a CDS encoding sugar ABC transporter substrate-binding protein; this encodes MIPKRLRLGRGLIGVIALAAAVVLGGCGSVGGTTPTTPPSLVALLLPDNTTSRWEGQDRPNLIAAFKKHSPSTTVVVYNALNDPSKQQSQAEAALAKGAKVLIVIPVDAVAAASIVTEAHQQKVPVIAYSRLIKNTNLDYFIGKDSEAVGKIQGQWLADHTKTGDNIALINGSPTDNNAHLFNKGYMSVLKPLFDSNERHLVGDLWTDGWDPAKAQEEMEQVLTKTSNNVQGVLSANDGMAGGVIAALREHNLAGKVPVTGLDATLAGTQRILLGTQGMSVLQPIPVFADDAAQLSVFLIKGEKPPADFFQSVTKNGAVDVPTVFVPTVPITKDNIQVLIQNGLYTKADLCKDIPAGTGPC